A part of Betaproteobacteria bacterium genomic DNA contains:
- a CDS encoding FAD binding domain-containing protein produces the protein MKPAAFEYQRAETAAEAAAVLAQLGDEARILAGGQSLMAVLNMRLARPQRLVDISRSKALAELRVDGAMLHVGAAVTQAMLEWRPGLAQELPLLALAFPHISHFQIRNRGTVAGSIAHADPSAELPLVLLAVGGEVCLRSARGARRVAAQDFFTGMLLTARRADELVEAVRFPLASAGQGHGFEEFAVRHGDFAICAVAAVADARRLRIAVGGVADRPVARDLPLLDGAALDDALNELAWSLDVRDEPQASAALRRQLVRRLGRRAADRALTTRRPA, from the coding sequence ATGAAGCCGGCAGCCTTCGAGTACCAGCGTGCCGAGACGGCCGCGGAAGCCGCGGCGGTGCTCGCGCAGCTCGGCGATGAGGCGCGCATCCTCGCCGGCGGGCAATCGCTGATGGCGGTGCTCAACATGCGCCTGGCCCGGCCGCAACGCCTGGTCGACATCTCGCGATCGAAGGCACTGGCCGAACTGCGCGTCGACGGCGCCATGCTGCACGTCGGCGCGGCAGTCACCCAGGCCATGCTCGAGTGGCGGCCGGGACTGGCGCAGGAACTCCCGTTGCTGGCGCTGGCCTTCCCGCACATCTCGCACTTCCAGATCCGCAATCGCGGCACGGTGGCCGGCAGCATCGCGCACGCCGACCCTTCGGCCGAGCTGCCGCTGGTGCTGCTGGCAGTCGGCGGCGAGGTCTGTCTGCGCAGCGCGCGGGGCGCTCGCCGGGTGGCGGCGCAGGACTTCTTCACCGGCATGCTGCTGACCGCGCGCCGGGCCGACGAACTGGTCGAGGCCGTGCGCTTCCCGCTCGCCTCGGCTGGCCAGGGCCACGGATTCGAGGAGTTCGCGGTGCGCCATGGCGACTTCGCCATCTGCGCCGTGGCGGCGGTGGCCGATGCGCGCCGGCTGCGCATCGCCGTCGGCGGCGTCGCCGACCGCCCGGTAGCGCGTGATCTGCCGCTTCTCGACGGCGCCGCACTCGACGACGCCCTCAACGAACTCGCCTGGTCGCTCGACGTGCGCGACGAGCCGCAGGCCAGCGCGGCGCTGCGGCGCCAGCTGGTCCGCCGCCTCGGCCGCCGCGCTGCCGATCGGGCCCTCACCACCCGGAGACCTGCATGA
- a CDS encoding (2Fe-2S)-binding protein: MTVLDARAEHPVRLTLNGRERRASASPRRLLSDFLRHDLGATGTHVGCEHGVCGACTVQIDGVAQRACLTLAVQVDGREVRTVEGLAEGDAVLSDLQAAFKRHHALQCGFCTPGILMSCADWLSRIAGRGVPDEEQVREMLSGHLCRCTGYTPIVAAVMDVARARAAQGASHA, from the coding sequence ATGACCGTGCTGGACGCCCGCGCCGAACATCCGGTGCGCCTCACGCTGAACGGCCGCGAGCGACGTGCCAGCGCATCGCCGCGCCGGCTGCTGTCGGACTTCCTGCGCCACGACCTCGGCGCCACCGGCACCCACGTCGGCTGCGAGCACGGCGTGTGCGGTGCCTGCACGGTGCAGATCGACGGCGTCGCGCAGCGGGCCTGCCTGACGCTGGCGGTGCAGGTCGACGGCCGCGAGGTCCGCACGGTGGAAGGACTGGCCGAGGGCGACGCCGTGCTGAGTGACCTGCAGGCCGCCTTCAAGCGCCACCATGCCCTGCAATGCGGCTTCTGCACGCCGGGCATCCTGATGTCGTGCGCGGACTGGCTCTCGCGCATTGCCGGCCGTGGCGTGCCGGACGAAGAACAGGTGCGCGAGATGCTGTCCGGGCACCTGTGCCGATGCACCGGCTACACCCCCATCGTCGCGGCGGTGATGGACGTGGCGCGTGCGCGCGCCGCGCAGGGGGCCTCTCATGCTTGA
- a CDS encoding AMP-binding protein: MLDLGRTFLQSVERSPRQIAIVDGGLRLSYLEWAGRIGAVQRGLADAGLVRGDHLLVVLQNRWEMATLHWACQFAGIVMTPLNWRAKPEEIDYCLADAEAKAIVWEPVADAAVAASSAASQALRIGVNEVHGATLRFEDWMAAADEPMPQAEASDWSLMLYTSGTTGRPKGVPRRQRAERIAALAHVAQNRYAVGECTLGVMPLYHTMGVRSLLSLALIDGRIVCIPRFDAARALAAIRDEQVTHLYLVPTLYHDLLSHPDFAGTDTRSVRKLGFAGAPMHDALLQRLQAAFQPELFVNHYGSSEIYTFSINQRAAEKPGCAGRAGLNTRLRVVKLDQRDPERLAAPMEEGQIIAELRSDEAFEGYHKRPDADAKSLHRGWYFTGDTGYVDPEGDLFVTGRVDDMIISGGENISPVDIESVLSLHPAVDEVAVAGLQDERWGQKVVAFVKVRQPVDALALDAHCRDSDLVNFKRPRDYVFVREIPKSPVGKVLRRKLQSGEYEPLDTTLPAIPPA, translated from the coding sequence ATGCTTGACCTCGGGCGCACCTTCCTGCAGAGCGTCGAGCGCAGCCCGCGGCAGATCGCGATCGTCGACGGTGGCCTGCGCCTGAGCTACCTCGAGTGGGCAGGCCGGATCGGCGCCGTGCAGCGCGGTCTCGCAGACGCCGGCCTCGTGCGAGGCGACCACCTGCTCGTGGTGCTGCAGAACCGCTGGGAGATGGCCACGCTGCATTGGGCCTGCCAGTTCGCCGGCATCGTGATGACGCCGCTCAACTGGCGCGCCAAACCGGAAGAGATCGACTACTGCCTGGCCGATGCCGAGGCGAAGGCGATCGTCTGGGAGCCGGTTGCGGACGCCGCGGTGGCCGCGTCCTCGGCGGCGAGCCAGGCGCTGCGCATCGGCGTGAACGAGGTGCATGGCGCGACGCTGCGTTTCGAGGACTGGATGGCCGCAGCAGACGAGCCGATGCCGCAGGCCGAGGCGTCGGATTGGTCGCTGATGCTCTACACCAGCGGCACCACCGGCAGGCCCAAGGGCGTGCCACGACGCCAGCGCGCCGAGCGCATCGCCGCGCTGGCCCATGTGGCGCAGAACCGCTATGCGGTGGGCGAGTGCACGCTGGGCGTGATGCCGCTGTACCACACGATGGGCGTGCGTTCGCTGCTGTCGCTGGCGCTGATCGACGGGCGCATCGTCTGCATCCCGCGCTTCGACGCCGCGCGCGCCCTGGCGGCGATCCGCGACGAGCAGGTGACGCATCTCTACCTGGTGCCCACGCTCTACCACGACCTGCTGTCGCACCCCGACTTCGCCGGCACCGACACCCGCAGCGTGCGCAAGCTCGGCTTTGCGGGTGCGCCGATGCACGACGCGCTGCTGCAGCGCTTGCAGGCTGCTTTCCAGCCGGAGCTCTTCGTCAATCACTACGGTAGCTCCGAGATCTACACCTTCTCGATCAACCAGCGTGCAGCCGAAAAGCCCGGGTGCGCAGGACGTGCCGGGCTCAACACACGGCTGCGTGTCGTCAAGCTCGACCAGCGCGACCCGGAGCGCCTGGCTGCGCCGATGGAAGAGGGCCAGATCATCGCCGAGCTGCGCAGCGACGAAGCCTTCGAGGGCTACCACAAGCGTCCCGATGCCGATGCGAAGAGCCTGCACCGCGGCTGGTACTTCACCGGCGACACCGGCTACGTCGACCCCGAGGGCGATCTGTTCGTCACCGGCCGCGTCGACGACATGATCATCAGCGGCGGGGAGAACATCTCGCCGGTCGACATCGAGTCCGTGCTGTCGCTGCACCCGGCCGTCGACGAGGTGGCTGTGGCCGGTCTGCAGGACGAACGCTGGGGCCAGAAGGTCGTCGCGTTCGTGAAGGTGCGCCAGCCGGTCGACGCGCTGGCGCTGGACGCGCACTGCCGCGACAGCGACCTCGTCAATTTCAAGCGCCCGCGCGACTACGTCTTCGTGCGCGAGATCCCCAAGAGCCCGGTGGGCAAGGTGCTGCGACGCAAGTTGCAGTCCGGCGAGTACGAGCCGCTGGACACCACGCTGCCCGCCATTCCACCCGCCTGA
- a CDS encoding UbiD family decarboxylase, with protein MTAAHTSLRGWLRHLAASNRLAAIRPGVALEHELAAIAKRLDGRQAALFAQPGGHSIPVVSGFMSRRAWIAEAMGVPESRLLQHFRSAAEKPLGWREVDVAEAPVQQIVHRFAGGAADIRSLLPVPTHSEHDHGAYITAGLVIARNPKTGVQNVSINRIQIHGPDRLGILILPRHLHAFFAAAEAQGEALEVAIAIGVDPLTALASQAIAPIDCDELEIAGALHGQPLPVVKCVTNQVRVPAEAEIVIEGRILPNVREPEGPFGEFPKYYSAREEREVIAIDAVTHRRDPVFHTIVPAEMEHLLLGAIPREATLLAHLQRSFPNVTDVHLTVGGVARYHLVVQLKKTREGQAKNVMLGAFAGHYDVKQVIVVDEDVDIHDANEVEWAVATRFQADRDLVVIAGAQGSALDPSTTVGFAGNKPSPEWQGYGAKMGLDATKPLASAEHVFTRVRIPGERDVDLAQLVAATGAAALVGTPLEAE; from the coding sequence ATGACCGCTGCCCACACCAGCCTGCGAGGCTGGCTCCGCCACCTCGCCGCCAGCAACCGCCTCGCCGCCATCCGGCCCGGCGTGGCGCTCGAACACGAGCTCGCCGCGATCGCCAAGCGCCTCGACGGACGACAGGCGGCGCTGTTTGCGCAGCCGGGCGGCCATTCGATCCCGGTGGTCTCCGGCTTTATGTCACGGCGCGCCTGGATCGCCGAAGCGATGGGCGTCCCCGAGTCTCGACTGCTGCAGCACTTCCGTTCGGCCGCCGAGAAGCCGCTCGGCTGGCGTGAGGTGGACGTGGCCGAAGCGCCGGTGCAGCAGATCGTGCACCGCTTCGCCGGCGGCGCCGCCGACATCCGCTCGCTGCTGCCCGTGCCGACGCACAGCGAACACGATCATGGCGCCTACATCACCGCCGGCCTGGTGATCGCACGCAACCCGAAGACAGGCGTGCAGAACGTCTCGATCAATCGAATCCAGATCCACGGTCCGGACCGGCTCGGCATCCTGATCCTGCCCCGCCACCTGCATGCCTTCTTCGCGGCCGCGGAAGCGCAGGGCGAAGCGCTGGAGGTGGCGATCGCGATCGGCGTCGACCCGCTGACGGCGCTCGCCTCGCAGGCCATCGCCCCGATCGACTGCGACGAGCTGGAGATCGCGGGAGCCCTCCATGGCCAGCCACTGCCAGTCGTGAAGTGCGTGACCAACCAGGTGCGCGTGCCGGCCGAGGCCGAGATCGTGATCGAAGGCCGCATCCTGCCGAACGTGCGCGAGCCCGAGGGTCCGTTCGGCGAGTTCCCGAAGTACTACAGCGCCCGCGAGGAACGCGAGGTCATCGCCATCGATGCGGTGACCCATCGCCGCGATCCCGTGTTCCACACCATCGTGCCGGCCGAGATGGAACACCTGCTGCTGGGCGCGATCCCGCGCGAGGCCACCTTGCTGGCGCACCTCCAGCGCAGCTTCCCGAACGTGACCGACGTGCACCTGACCGTCGGCGGCGTCGCGCGCTACCACCTCGTCGTGCAGTTGAAGAAGACACGCGAAGGGCAGGCCAAGAACGTCATGCTCGGCGCCTTCGCCGGGCACTACGACGTCAAGCAGGTGATCGTGGTCGACGAGGATGTCGACATCCACGATGCGAACGAAGTGGAGTGGGCCGTGGCCACCCGCTTCCAGGCCGACCGCGACCTCGTCGTGATCGCCGGTGCGCAGGGCTCCGCGCTGGATCCGTCGACCACGGTCGGCTTCGCCGGCAACAAGCCCTCGCCCGAATGGCAGGGCTACGGCGCCAAGATGGGGCTCGACGCGACCAAGCCGCTGGCCAGCGCCGAGCATGTCTTCACGCGCGTGCGGATTCCCGGCGAACGCGATGTCGACCTTGCCCAGCTCGTGGCGGCCACCGGCGCCGCCGCCCTGGTCGGCACGCCGCTGGAGGCCGAATGA
- a CDS encoding UbiX family flavin prenyltransferase, whose amino-acid sequence MKRLIVAITGASGAVYGVRLLQLLRAVPQVETHLVLSQAGGLTLAQELDITRSDLEALADVVHNPRDIGASVASGSFVTEGMVVAPCSMKTLASIALGLADNLVSRAADVVLKERRRLVLLARETPLNQAHLRNMLAVTEMGGVICPPVPAFYQRPQSLDEVVEHTCVRVLDLFGLGESAAAASPLAVRRWSGLAPSASA is encoded by the coding sequence ATGAAGCGCCTCATCGTCGCGATCACCGGTGCCAGCGGCGCCGTCTACGGGGTGCGGCTGCTGCAGCTGCTGCGCGCCGTGCCGCAGGTGGAGACGCACCTCGTGCTGTCGCAGGCCGGCGGGCTGACGCTGGCGCAGGAACTGGACATCACGCGCAGCGATCTGGAAGCGCTAGCCGACGTCGTGCACAACCCACGCGACATCGGCGCGTCGGTGGCCAGCGGCTCCTTCGTCACCGAAGGCATGGTGGTGGCGCCGTGCTCGATGAAGACCCTGGCCAGCATCGCGCTCGGCCTGGCCGACAACCTCGTCAGTCGGGCCGCCGATGTGGTGCTCAAGGAACGGCGCCGCCTGGTCCTGCTGGCGCGCGAGACACCGCTGAACCAGGCGCACCTGCGCAACATGCTGGCGGTCACCGAGATGGGCGGCGTGATCTGCCCGCCGGTGCCTGCCTTCTACCAACGCCCGCAGTCGCTCGACGAGGTCGTCGAGCACACCTGCGTGCGCGTGCTCGACCTGTTCGGCCTCGGCGAAAGCGCGGCCGCTGCGTCCCCCCTCGCCGTGCGCCGCTGGTCGGGGCTCGCCCCGTCGGCGTCGGCATGA
- a CDS encoding amino acid ABC transporter substrate-binding protein, with protein sequence MKIIALAAAAASTVLASLPAAAKLNSCDGPIVFGTTLSETGPFSTLADRWRKMTEVFAEEINKSGGIAVKACNKKLPLQFVIYDDQSVPATAVQLYEKMATVDKVDFFVGPDWSSIGGPVPPIADKYQIPMVMANVATPALYDRGLKYTWGTPFPVVPNWSARYFDMLGKVSPKPQSIYFITHDNPVMKGITATWSKKAEAQGLKVLGNETFSPELKDFTALIAKVRAAKADVIYISAYDNASVPLVQQMRQLKVRAMDVHHTMLTGALARQVGADIEGMTGELSWYPGVKGAYSELVETVMQRSNVTMFDYIWTLSRLTSYLAMVQGIEKAGVVDREKVREALFKATIKSPAGDVTFDERGFPNTGAFTVQMQNGKVNVVWPPEVATGKLAWPSPSWQQ encoded by the coding sequence ATGAAGATCATCGCCCTCGCGGCCGCAGCCGCCTCCACCGTGCTGGCCAGCCTGCCGGCCGCCGCCAAGCTCAATTCCTGCGACGGGCCGATCGTGTTCGGCACCACGCTCAGCGAGACCGGCCCCTTCTCCACGCTGGCGGACCGCTGGCGCAAGATGACCGAGGTCTTCGCGGAGGAGATCAACAAGAGCGGCGGCATCGCCGTCAAGGCCTGCAACAAGAAGCTGCCGCTGCAATTCGTCATCTACGACGACCAGAGCGTGCCGGCCACGGCCGTGCAGCTCTACGAGAAGATGGCCACGGTCGACAAGGTCGACTTCTTCGTCGGTCCCGACTGGAGTTCGATCGGCGGCCCGGTCCCGCCGATCGCCGACAAGTACCAGATCCCGATGGTGATGGCCAACGTGGCCACGCCGGCGCTGTACGACCGCGGCCTCAAGTACACCTGGGGTACGCCCTTCCCCGTCGTTCCCAACTGGTCGGCGCGCTACTTCGACATGCTCGGCAAGGTCAGTCCGAAGCCGCAGTCGATCTACTTCATCACCCACGACAACCCGGTGATGAAGGGCATCACGGCGACCTGGAGCAAGAAGGCCGAGGCGCAGGGCCTGAAGGTGCTGGGCAACGAGACCTTCAGCCCCGAGCTGAAGGACTTCACCGCGCTGATCGCCAAGGTGCGCGCCGCCAAGGCCGACGTGATCTACATCAGTGCCTACGACAACGCGTCGGTGCCGCTGGTGCAGCAGATGCGACAGCTGAAGGTGCGCGCGATGGACGTGCACCACACGATGCTGACGGGCGCGCTGGCGCGCCAGGTGGGGGCCGACATCGAGGGCATGACCGGCGAGCTGAGCTGGTACCCCGGCGTGAAGGGGGCCTACAGCGAGCTGGTCGAGACGGTGATGCAGCGCTCCAACGTCACGATGTTCGACTACATCTGGACGCTCAGTCGGCTGACCTCGTACCTGGCCATGGTGCAGGGCATCGAGAAGGCCGGCGTGGTCGATCGCGAGAAGGTGCGCGAGGCACTCTTCAAGGCGACGATCAAGAGCCCGGCTGGCGACGTCACCTTCGACGAGCGCGGCTTCCCGAACACGGGCGCCTTCACCGTGCAGATGCAGAACGGGAAGGTCAACGTGGTGTGGCCGCCGGAGGTCGCCACCGGAAAGCTGGCCTGGCCTTCGCCGAGCTGGCAGCAGTGA
- a CDS encoding branched-chain amino acid ABC transporter permease, which yields MEVLLQVLIGGVLLGGLYALVAFGLSLIYGVVRILNFAHGTLLAVCGVAASLAFSAWQMHPALIAALLAPLLFAFAWAYYHLLLRPLASRNHFEGTVGTVLVTVGTLMILSDLTAKAAGATQRNIPLRLPALEFGEIVVSSTQMLILGGIVVLTIVMHLLLKHTWFGRAVRAVTQDAVGAQICGVRSVHMKALTFAFGSATVAVAAVLYVLSFPVDPYMGFGLTVKAFTIIVVGGIGNLPGALLAGVFLGVAEGLTGLYWKPEWAPALSVIAMLLILVVWPKGLGRTA from the coding sequence ATGGAAGTCCTGCTTCAGGTACTGATCGGCGGCGTGCTGCTCGGCGGACTCTACGCGTTGGTCGCGTTTGGTCTCTCGCTGATCTACGGCGTCGTCCGCATCCTCAACTTCGCGCACGGCACGCTGCTGGCGGTCTGCGGCGTGGCGGCGAGCCTGGCCTTCTCGGCCTGGCAGATGCACCCGGCGCTGATTGCGGCGCTGCTCGCGCCGCTGCTGTTTGCCTTCGCCTGGGCCTACTACCACCTGCTGCTGCGTCCGCTGGCCTCTCGCAACCACTTCGAAGGAACCGTGGGCACGGTGCTGGTCACGGTGGGCACGCTGATGATCCTGTCGGACCTGACCGCCAAGGCGGCCGGTGCGACCCAGCGCAACATCCCGCTGCGACTGCCGGCGCTGGAGTTCGGCGAGATCGTCGTCTCCAGCACGCAGATGCTGATCCTCGGCGGCATCGTCGTGCTGACGATCGTCATGCACCTGCTGCTCAAGCACACCTGGTTCGGCCGGGCCGTGCGGGCGGTGACCCAGGACGCCGTCGGCGCGCAGATCTGCGGCGTGCGCAGCGTGCACATGAAGGCGCTCACCTTTGCCTTCGGCTCGGCCACCGTCGCGGTGGCGGCGGTGCTCTACGTGCTGTCCTTCCCGGTCGATCCGTACATGGGCTTCGGCCTGACGGTGAAGGCCTTCACGATCATCGTCGTCGGCGGCATCGGCAACCTGCCGGGTGCACTGCTGGCCGGCGTGTTCCTCGGCGTGGCCGAGGGGCTCACCGGCCTGTACTGGAAGCCGGAGTGGGCACCGGCGCTGAGCGTGATCGCGATGCTGCTGATCCTGGTCGTCTGGCCCAAGGGACTGGGGAGGACGGCATGA
- a CDS encoding branched-chain amino acid ABC transporter ATP-binding protein/permease, whose amino-acid sequence MLVALPFSGNAYLTTFAFTVLIAYILGQSWDWVAGEMGYVNLGHYAFYGIGAYAFAIVLVGGSPFWLAFVAALGVTAIAARLLAVPLFRLHGDYFAFASLALLPLLEVLAYNLTPITRGADGIVLPVAQVLKPAYLIALAVCLITFVVTLRIHGARFGYALKSIRNDEQVAETVGVRIAPVKRRVLVLSSLFGAAAGALQAWQMSYIDPATVFGLNVALAPIAMVLFAGSGLRYGPLIGVLLLASMQQWLLVSVKGFQATLYGATLLLIGRFMPGGFLRAKWVRRVPGLAEFGREHHEHATASAMQATGQAGGALPLPTPQVAGARPLIELQGVRMQFGGNVAVNDISLSIRAGEIVGLIGPNGSGKTTLFNCISRVYTPTAGRVLFDGQDLADLGRDGIARLGVGRTYQIPRPFSDLTVQENIAIPLMFGANPLSPRDALREARAFVDYAELGPRLYDRADALSVQEKKALEFARALACRPRLLLVDEVASGLTPAEVKRFVEHIRHVRDRYGITVIWVEHIFSALEQVVDRVIALEQGVLIADGPLDAVVRNERVLATYLGAAATAPQASAPPMLIRGVA is encoded by the coding sequence GTGCTGGTGGCGCTGCCGTTCAGCGGCAATGCCTACCTGACCACGTTCGCCTTCACGGTGCTGATCGCCTACATCCTGGGCCAGAGCTGGGACTGGGTGGCCGGCGAGATGGGCTACGTCAACCTGGGCCACTATGCCTTCTACGGCATCGGTGCCTACGCCTTCGCGATCGTGCTCGTCGGCGGATCGCCGTTCTGGCTCGCCTTCGTGGCGGCGCTGGGCGTCACGGCCATCGCCGCGCGTCTGCTCGCGGTGCCGCTGTTCCGCCTGCACGGCGACTACTTCGCCTTCGCGTCGCTCGCGCTGCTGCCGCTGCTGGAGGTGCTCGCCTACAACCTGACGCCGATCACGCGAGGCGCCGACGGCATCGTGCTGCCGGTGGCGCAGGTGCTGAAGCCGGCCTATCTCATCGCGCTGGCCGTGTGCTTGATCACCTTTGTCGTCACGCTGCGCATCCACGGCGCGCGCTTCGGCTACGCGCTCAAGAGCATTCGCAACGACGAGCAGGTGGCGGAGACGGTGGGGGTGCGCATCGCGCCGGTCAAGCGCCGCGTGCTGGTGCTCTCCAGCCTGTTCGGCGCCGCGGCGGGCGCTCTGCAGGCCTGGCAGATGAGCTACATCGACCCGGCCACCGTCTTCGGACTGAACGTCGCGCTGGCACCGATCGCGATGGTGCTGTTCGCCGGCTCGGGATTGCGCTACGGGCCGCTGATCGGCGTGCTGCTGCTCGCCTCCATGCAGCAATGGCTTCTGGTCAGCGTCAAGGGCTTCCAGGCCACGCTGTATGGCGCGACCCTGCTACTCATCGGCCGCTTCATGCCCGGCGGCTTCCTGCGCGCGAAATGGGTGCGGCGCGTTCCGGGTCTCGCGGAGTTCGGCCGCGAGCACCACGAACATGCGACGGCCTCCGCCATGCAGGCGACTGGACAGGCCGGCGGCGCACTTCCGCTGCCGACTCCGCAGGTCGCCGGGGCGCGGCCTCTCATCGAACTACAAGGCGTACGCATGCAGTTCGGTGGCAATGTGGCGGTCAACGACATCAGCCTGTCCATCCGCGCCGGCGAGATCGTCGGGCTGATCGGTCCCAACGGTTCCGGCAAGACGACGCTGTTCAACTGCATTTCCCGGGTCTACACACCCACCGCGGGGCGCGTGCTGTTCGACGGACAGGACCTGGCGGACCTGGGGCGCGATGGCATCGCCCGCCTTGGCGTCGGCCGCACGTATCAGATCCCGCGTCCGTTCTCCGACCTGACGGTGCAGGAGAACATCGCCATCCCTCTGATGTTCGGCGCGAATCCACTGTCGCCGCGCGATGCGCTTCGAGAGGCGCGGGCCTTCGTCGACTACGCAGAACTCGGCCCGCGGCTGTACGACCGCGCCGACGCGTTGTCGGTGCAGGAGAAGAAGGCGCTCGAGTTCGCGCGCGCGCTGGCCTGCCGGCCGCGGCTGCTGCTGGTGGACGAGGTCGCCTCGGGCCTGACACCCGCCGAGGTGAAACGCTTCGTCGAGCACATCCGCCATGTGCGCGACCGCTACGGCATCACCGTGATCTGGGTCGAGCACATCTTCTCGGCGCTGGAGCAGGTCGTCGACCGCGTGATTGCGCTCGAGCAAGGCGTACTGATCGCCGACGGACCCCTCGACGCTGTGGTCAGGAACGAGCGGGTGCTCGCCACCTATCTGGGCGCCGCCGCAACGGCCCCCCAGGCCTCTGCGCCACCGATGCTGATTCGAGGAGTTGCCTGA
- a CDS encoding ABC transporter ATP-binding protein yields MLSLTRLAVDHGKLRALWDVSMHVGHGERVALLGANGAGKSTAMGAIVGLYAVASGGIEFDGAPLQRASTAQTVGRGIALVPEGRRLFPGMTVQENLAMGAYAAASRRALDEPLEQVFGLFPILRQKAAQNAGELSGGQQQMVAIGRALMSRPRLLLLDEPFIGVAPLLVDEILAALRRIAEQGVTMLLVEQNTHRALDFVDRAYVLENGRTVLEGSREVLLGDPAFAAKFLGLE; encoded by the coding sequence ATGCTCAGCCTGACCCGACTCGCCGTCGATCACGGCAAGCTGCGTGCGCTGTGGGACGTCTCGATGCACGTGGGGCATGGTGAACGTGTCGCCCTGCTTGGTGCCAACGGGGCGGGCAAGTCCACGGCGATGGGTGCCATCGTCGGTCTGTACGCCGTGGCATCCGGCGGCATCGAGTTCGATGGCGCACCGTTGCAGCGCGCCTCCACCGCGCAAACCGTCGGCCGCGGCATCGCACTGGTTCCGGAAGGACGGCGGCTGTTTCCCGGCATGACCGTCCAGGAGAACCTGGCCATGGGCGCCTACGCCGCGGCGTCCCGGCGTGCACTCGACGAACCCCTGGAGCAGGTGTTCGGCCTCTTTCCGATCTTGCGCCAGAAGGCGGCGCAGAACGCGGGTGAACTCTCCGGCGGCCAGCAGCAGATGGTGGCCATCGGCCGCGCGCTGATGTCGCGCCCGCGCCTGCTGTTGCTGGACGAGCCCTTCATCGGCGTGGCGCCGCTGCTGGTGGACGAGATCCTGGCCGCGCTGCGCCGCATCGCGGAGCAGGGCGTGACCATGCTGCTCGTCGAGCAGAACACCCATCGCGCACTCGACTTCGTCGATCGCGCCTACGTACTCGAGAACGGACGGACCGTGCTGGAGGGCAGCCGCGAGGTCTTGCTCGGCGACCCGGCCTTTGCCGCCAAGTTCCTGGGCCTCGAATGA